The following are encoded together in the Anaerostipes caccae L1-92 genome:
- the ispG gene encoding flavodoxin-dependent (E)-4-hydroxy-3-methylbut-2-enyl-diphosphate synthase, whose translation MVTRNNTKVIRIGDKKIGGGNPVLIQSMTNTKTEDVESTVSQILSLEKAGCDIVRCTVPTPEAADALGEIKKRIHIPLVADIHFNYKLAIAAMENGADKIRINPGNIGGEDRIRAVIEKAKEYGVPIRVGVNSGSLEKELVEKHHGVTAEGLVESAVDKVRMIEAFDYDNLVVSIKSSDVLMCARAYELVAEQIDYPLHVGITEAGTVYSGNIKSAVGLGIILHQGLGDTIRVSLTGDPVNEIASAKLILKTLGLRRGGIEVVSCPTCGRTNIDLISLAGQVETMAADFEHLNIKVAVMGCVVNGPGEAKEADIGIAGGIGEGLLMKKGQVIRKVPEEDLLSTLRYELEHWGESDADC comes from the coding sequence ATGGTTACTAGAAATAATACAAAAGTCATCCGGATTGGGGATAAGAAGATTGGCGGCGGCAATCCTGTGCTGATCCAGTCCATGACCAATACAAAGACAGAAGACGTTGAGTCTACCGTATCACAGATATTAAGCCTTGAGAAAGCCGGATGTGACATCGTAAGATGCACGGTCCCGACTCCGGAAGCAGCGGATGCCCTGGGTGAGATCAAAAAAAGGATTCACATTCCGCTGGTGGCGGATATACATTTCAACTATAAGCTCGCCATCGCGGCTATGGAGAACGGCGCCGATAAAATTCGCATCAATCCGGGCAATATCGGAGGAGAAGACCGTATCCGTGCAGTCATTGAAAAAGCAAAGGAGTACGGCGTTCCGATCCGAGTAGGCGTCAACAGCGGTTCCCTGGAAAAAGAGCTGGTGGAAAAACATCACGGTGTGACGGCCGAGGGACTGGTGGAGAGTGCCGTTGACAAAGTCCGTATGATCGAGGCATTCGACTATGACAATCTGGTGGTCAGCATCAAATCCTCTGATGTTCTCATGTGTGCCAGAGCATATGAACTGGTAGCAGAGCAGATTGATTATCCGCTTCACGTCGGAATCACAGAGGCAGGAACCGTGTACAGCGGGAATATCAAGTCCGCTGTCGGACTGGGCATTATCCTTCACCAGGGGCTCGGAGACACAATCCGCGTCTCACTGACCGGAGATCCTGTCAACGAAATCGCAAGCGCTAAACTGATCTTAAAGACGTTAGGGCTCAGAAGGGGCGGGATCGAAGTAGTTTCCTGTCCTACATGCGGAAGGACCAACATTGATCTGATCAGTCTTGCCGGGCAGGTGGAGACGATGGCCGCAGACTTCGAACATTTGAATATCAAGGTCGCCGTCATGGGCTGTGTCGTCAACGGTCCCGGTGAGGCAAAGGAAGCGGATATCGGGATCGCAGGCGGAATCGGTGAAGGCCTTCTGATGAAAAAAGGACAGGTCATCCGCAAGGTCCCGGAGGAGGATCTTTTAAGTACTCTGCGCTATGAATTAGAACATTGGGGTGAATCAGATGCAGACTGCTAA
- the rseP gene encoding RIP metalloprotease RseP, producing the protein MNIIIAILIFGIIIIVHELGHFSVAKKNGIRVDEFCIGLGPTLFGKQVGETYYSVKLLPFGGACMMGEDEDRPEADAFGNKSVWARMAVIFAGPFFNFVFALILAFIMIGISGADLPDIARVEKKSPAQEAGLKAGDQVLKIDGKKIYNNRELSYYFLLDYKGGEVPIVIKRDGTEKSLSVTPKFNQEAKRYMIGIGWEPYQKLNPLKTIEYGFHEVGFQIRVTVKSVVKLATGQLTLNDLSGPVGIVKQVGDTYNQAATYGFTVLLSTMLSIAVLISANLGVMNLLPLPALDGGRLCFLIVEAVRRKPVSKNVEAAVHTVGLFLLLGLMIFVMFQDIYKIML; encoded by the coding sequence TTGAACATTATTATTGCAATCTTAATCTTTGGCATTATTATCATCGTACATGAATTGGGACATTTTTCAGTCGCCAAAAAGAATGGTATCCGTGTGGACGAATTCTGTATAGGTCTTGGTCCGACTCTGTTTGGGAAACAAGTGGGAGAAACTTATTATTCCGTAAAACTCCTTCCATTTGGCGGAGCCTGTATGATGGGTGAAGACGAAGACCGGCCGGAGGCGGACGCTTTTGGAAATAAATCTGTCTGGGCCAGAATGGCAGTCATTTTTGCCGGACCGTTTTTCAATTTTGTTTTTGCCCTGATCCTTGCCTTTATTATGATCGGTATATCAGGCGCTGACCTGCCCGATATCGCCAGAGTGGAGAAAAAGTCTCCTGCTCAGGAAGCAGGATTGAAAGCCGGGGACCAGGTCTTGAAGATTGATGGAAAAAAGATCTACAATAACCGTGAATTGTCTTATTATTTCCTTCTGGACTATAAAGGCGGAGAAGTGCCTATTGTGATAAAGCGGGACGGAACAGAGAAAAGCCTCTCTGTGACCCCGAAGTTTAACCAAGAAGCCAAGCGGTATATGATCGGCATCGGCTGGGAACCATATCAAAAATTAAATCCATTAAAAACCATAGAATATGGATTTCATGAGGTGGGATTCCAAATTCGCGTGACGGTAAAGAGTGTTGTAAAACTGGCCACGGGACAGCTGACGCTGAATGATCTGTCAGGACCTGTAGGCATTGTAAAACAGGTAGGGGATACGTATAACCAGGCAGCCACTTACGGTTTCACAGTCCTTCTCTCCACAATGCTGAGTATTGCGGTCCTGATCAGTGCAAACCTGGGGGTTATGAACCTTCTGCCGCTTCCCGCACTGGACGGAGGCAGACTTTGTTTTCTTATCGTGGAAGCGGTCAGAAGAAAGCCTGTTTCAAAAAACGTGGAAGCTGCTGTCCACACGGTCGGCCTGTTTTTACTGCTGGGGCTTATGATCTTTGTCATGTTCCAGGATATCTATAAGATTATGTTGTAA
- a CDS encoding 1-deoxy-D-xylulose-5-phosphate reductoisomerase produces the protein MKYISIIGSTGSIGTQTLELVRANKDLGVTALAAGSNVDLLEQQIREFHPHTAVLYDEQRAEELRLRVKDLEVQVLSGPEGLIEAASEPCCSLVVTAVVGMIGIKPTMAAIRAKKDIALANKETLVTAGHLIMPLAKEYGVSIYPVDSEHSAIFQCLQGESDRDVDSLIITASGGPFRTKTKEELKTVTLKDALKHPNWSMGKKITIDSATLVNKGLEVIEARWLFDIDFDRIKVVVQPQSIIHSMVQFQDGGVKAQLGTPDMKLPIQYALYYPERRFLPGDRLDFAALGSISFEEPPVDVLKGLSYAYDAGRTGGSMPAVLNAANEKAVALFLQEKISFTEIYDLIEDAMNAHHVIENPSLTEVLETEQWVYEFIESR, from the coding sequence GTGAAATACATTTCCATCATCGGCTCTACCGGTTCCATCGGAACCCAGACACTGGAGCTTGTACGTGCAAATAAAGATCTTGGCGTGACGGCTCTGGCAGCCGGAAGCAATGTGGATCTTTTAGAACAGCAGATCCGGGAATTTCATCCTCATACAGCAGTTCTCTATGACGAACAAAGAGCAGAGGAACTGCGTCTTCGTGTAAAGGATCTCGAAGTGCAGGTGCTTTCCGGACCGGAAGGGCTCATCGAGGCAGCTTCTGAGCCGTGCTGTTCGCTGGTCGTCACTGCAGTCGTCGGGATGATCGGCATAAAGCCGACGATGGCTGCTATAAGGGCAAAGAAAGACATCGCTCTCGCAAATAAGGAGACGCTGGTGACCGCAGGCCACCTGATCATGCCATTGGCAAAAGAATACGGAGTTTCGATTTATCCGGTGGACAGTGAACACTCCGCTATTTTTCAGTGCCTTCAGGGAGAGTCTGATAGAGATGTGGATTCCCTGATCATCACGGCATCCGGCGGACCGTTCCGAACCAAGACAAAAGAAGAACTCAAAACGGTCACATTAAAAGATGCTTTAAAACATCCGAACTGGTCTATGGGCAAAAAGATCACCATAGATTCCGCAACGCTGGTCAATAAGGGGCTGGAAGTGATCGAGGCACGCTGGCTCTTTGATATAGATTTTGACCGGATCAAGGTAGTCGTACAGCCGCAGAGTATCATTCACTCTATGGTGCAGTTTCAGGACGGCGGGGTAAAGGCCCAGCTGGGAACCCCGGATATGAAGCTGCCGATCCAATACGCCCTCTACTACCCGGAGCGCAGATTTCTTCCGGGAGACCGTTTAGATTTTGCTGCATTGGGAAGTATCTCTTTTGAAGAGCCGCCTGTCGATGTTCTAAAAGGTCTTTCATATGCATATGATGCAGGACGGACCGGAGGATCCATGCCGGCCGTGCTGAACGCAGCCAACGAAAAAGCGGTGGCTCTGTTTTTGCAGGAGAAAATATCTTTTACAGAGATTTATGATCTGATCGAAGATGCAATGAATGCACATCATGTGATAGAGAATCCATCTCTTACGGAGGTACTGGAAACAGAACAGTGGGTATATGAATTCATAGAAAGCAGGTAA